The genome window GGATTTCTGCGATATTTTACACTCGCTGACAGAAATCAACGTTTTCTGACCTTTTCCAGTGTGTCCAAAATGTTACCCCTCGTTTAAAACAAGGGGCAAAACCGCTTTAAGACTTACCGGCGTGTATCTGATCGAGATGAACGACCGGGTTCTCGGCGAACATATAGCGATCGACGTTAAACTCGAAATCGTCCGTCGTGGCGCGAAACAGCATCTGTTTTGTGTTTTCCAGATGTTGCCACATGGCCAGCTTGGCGGCGTAAGGATCTTTGCGAATCAGCGCTTTAAGAATGCGGTCGTGCTCTTCGCACCAGCTTTCTATCGACTTGTCGTCAATGTGCTCATGCAGTTTGCGCCAGTAAGGATTATGGATCCGTTGGCTCCACATTTTTTCGACGATAGTCGCCATCGCAGAGTTTTGTGTTGCCAGCGCGACCTGAACGTGGAATTTGAGATCCCACTGAGAATCACGGAAGCGATCTTCCTGACGTGCATACTCCTGAATTTCCATCAGTTGAATGATGTCCTGACGGGTTACCTGCGTGGCCGCAAATTCAGCAATATTGCTTTCAATGAGTTGACGTGCCTGAAGCAGCTCAAACGGACCGGCCGCGACGAATTCAATATCGCCGCTATTAATGAACGGGGTCTTCTGCTGGTTGGAAATAACGTGAATGCCTGAACCTTTGCGTACTTCAACGTACCCTTCGACTTCCAGCATTATGATGGCTTCGCGCACCACGGTGCGGCTGACGTTCATTTCTTCAGAAATATAGCGTTCTGCCGGTAATTTTTCGCCGACCTGGTACATACCACTTTCGATGCGCTGTTTTAATTCTGCGGCTAACTGCTGGTATAGCCGTCGGGGTTCAGTGAGTGCCATGATGATGTCTACTCTCGATAGATGACGGTCCGTGTGCCACGTCAGGGCCTGAGTGTCTATCTCGTTAATCTTTGAGGAATGATTTGTTATACCACTTAATCATAGCAGCAACCAATGTTGCGGTCACAGTTATCACAGTGTGTTATTGCGGGAGAGGTGACTCACCCGGTATCCGATCATACCGGATGAGTCAGGATAATGCAGGGATTATCAGTGCTGGTTGGCTTCTTTCAAGGTTTCAGCCGCGGCAGCGACTTCTGAAGCGGGTTGGTTTTTCAACACCGTCCAGATGACGACGGCGCCTAACAGGTCAAACACCGCCAGTGCAGCAAACAGCGGGCTAAAGCCCAGCGTATCGGCCAGTGCGCCTACAACCAGTGCGAACATGGTGCTTGCCATCCAGGCCGCCATACCGGTTAAACCGTTTGCCGTGGCGACTTCATTACGGCCAAATACGTCAGATGACAGAGTAATCAGCGCGCCGGACAGCGACTGGTGCGCGAAACCGCCGACGCACAGCAGCGCGATGGCGACGTAAGGGCTAGAAAACAGCCCGATCATCCCCGGTGCAATCATCAATATCGCTCCCATCGTCACCACCAGCTTGCGGGAAACGATCAGGTTCACTTTGAAATATTTCTGGAACAGCATCGGCAGGTAGCCGCCCAGAATACAGCCGATATCGGCGAACAGCATCGGCATCCACGCGAACATGGCGATTTCTTTTAGGTTAAAGCCGTAGGCTTTAAACATGAATAGCGGGATCCACGCGTTGAACGTTCCCCAGGCCGGTTCAGCCAGAAAACGCGGCAGCGCGATACCCCAGAATTGACGGTTACGCAGGATCTGCCAGGCAGACATTTTCTTCGCGTTATTGGTTTGGTGCTGCGCTTCCTGCCCGCTAAGAATATAGTCGCGCTCTTCGTCACTGAGTTTTTTCTGATCTTTAGGGTGTTTATAAAAAACGAGCCAGCAGATGGCCCAGACCAGGCTCAGCGCACCGGTAATGATAAAGGCCATTTCCCAGCTGTGTGCCACAATCGCCCACACCACCAGCGGCGGCGCGATCATCGCACCGATGGATGACCCCACGTTGAAGTAACCCACCGCGACAGAGCGCTCTTTTGCCGGAAACCATTCGCTGCTGGCTTTCAGGCCCGCAGGGATCATCGCGGCTTCCGCCATACCGACCGCGCCGCGGGCGATCGCTAACCCCCCCCAGCTGTTTGCCAGCGCGGTTCCCATACAGAAAATAGCCCACAGAATGGCAAACATGGCATAGCCGATTTTGGTGCCCAGCAGATCCAGCACATAACCAGCGATGGGTTGCATAATGGTATAACAGGCTGAGTAGGCAGCAACGATGTAAGAATATTGCTGTGTGGTGATATGCAATTGATCCTGTAACGTCGGTGCGGCGACAGAAATTGCATTACGCGTCAGGTATCCCAGCACGGTGCCAATGGTCACCAGGCCGATCATATACCAGCGTAATCCTTTGATTTTACGCATTTAACTTTCTCTCCGAGTCAATAAAAAACACAGTGGTGGCTCTTGAGTAGCGTCACGGTGTGAGGTGTCTTGTAATGTGGTACGACACGTTTTGTTGTTGTGCTGAACAGGAAACCCCTTCTCTTTGTGAGATAGCGATTGAATCCCTGCTTAAGGCAGCGCTACAATAATTTGTCATACAACTTTAAAAGTTGAGTGATATCATAAAACCATTATTTTTATGCGGAATAACGAATTGCTCGCTGAAATCGAGAGAGACAAGCGGTTTAAGGCGATAAATGCTGAGTTATTGTACTGCTTGTTACATTTTTGCGATCATGACCTCACAAATACTGTGAGATATCGCGCATAATTGGTGTGATATCTTTTAACGGTCAACTAATTTGGTGCACAAGAAGCACGGTAAGGAAGAAAACATGCCCCAGTTTCTGAGTGAAGATTTTCTGTTAGACAGTGAATTTGCCCGTCGTCTTTATCATGAGTATGCCGTCGACCAGCCGATATTTGACTACCACTGCCATCTGCCGCCTGAGCAGATCGCGGAAAACTATCGCTTCAAAAATTTGTATGACATCTGGTTGAAAGGCGATCACTACAAGTGGCGTGCGATGCGCACCAACGGTGTGCCTGAGCGTTTGTGTACGGGCGATGCCAGCGACTGGGAAAAATTTGAAGCCTGGGCTGCTACCGTGCCGCACACCATCGGCAACCCGCTTTATCACTGGACACACCTGGAGCTGCGCCGTCCGTTTGGCGTAACTGGCACGCTGCTGTCACCAAGCACGGCAAAAGACATTTGGGATCGCTGTAATGCCATGCTGGAACGCGATGATTTTACCGCGCGCGGCATCATGCAGCAGATGAACGTGAAAATGGTCGGTACGACGGACGATCCGATTGACGATCTGCGCCACCATAAAACCGTAGCTCAGGATTCAAGCTTCTCTATCAAAGTGCTGCCGAGCTGGCGTCCGGATAAAGCGTTCAACATTGAACTGGCAACCTTCAACGACTATATGGCAAAACTGGGTGAAGTGTCCGACACCGACATTCGTCGTTTTAGCGATCTGCAAGCCGCACTGACCAAACGTCTGGATCACTTCGCGGCGCACGGCTGTAAAGTGTCTGACCACGCGCTGGATGTCGTGATGTTTGCTGAAGCCGATGAGGCAACGCTGGACAGTATTCTGGCGCGTCGTCTTTCTGGCGAAGCGCTGAGCGAACATGAAGTGGCGCAGTTCAAGACTGGCGTTCTGGTCTGGCTGGGGGCGGAATATGCGCGTCGCGGCTGGGTTCAGCAGTATCACATTGGCGCACTGCGCAACAATAACCTGCGTCAGTTCAAGCTTCTGGGGCCGGACGTGGGTTTCGACTCCATCAACGACCGTCCGCTGGCTCAGGAACTGTCTCGCCTGCTCAGCAAGCAGAATGAAGAAAACCTGTTGCCTAAAACCATCCTTTACTGCCTGAACCCGCGCGATAACGAAGTGCTCGGCACCATGATCGGCAACTTCCAGGGTGAAGGGATGCCGGGCAAGATGCAGTTCGGTTCCGGCTGGTGGTTCAACGATCAGAAAGACGGCATGCAGCGCCAGATGACCCAGCTCGCACAGCTTGGCTTACTGAGCCGCTTCGTCGGCATGCTGACCGATAGCCGTAGCTTCCTGTCTTACACCCGCCATGAATATTTCCGCCGCATTCTGTGCCAGATGATTGGCCGCTGGGTGGAAGATGGCGAAGCGCCAGCCGATCTGCCGTTGCTGGGCGAAATGGTGAAAAACATCAGTTTCGATAACGCTAAAAACTATTTTGCCATCGAGCTGTAATTCCGCCGCGTCGTAAGGTGTGAATTGCGCGAGAGGCGCGGCAGTAAGATTCCCAAAGGGGCTTACGCCGCGGCTCTCGGCGTCTCGGTCTTTTGTCATCGGCACTGGTAGTGATTCGGTGCGGGTGAATGTATACCCCAAATAATTCGAGTTGCAGGAAGGCGGCAAGAGAGAGAATCCCGATGAGCTTACTTGAGTAAGTGATTCGGGTGAGTGAACGCAGCCAACGCACATGCAGCTTGAAGTATGACGGGAATGAATATAGCAGGGCAAGGATGACGGTGGTTCGGTCGTGCCCTGAATGTGAGATTCGTCCTGAGGTAGCCTGTTAATGCAAACGTTAAATCGTCGTAACTTCCCCGGTCGTCAACACCCGGATCGTGTTATCCAGTTTGGTGAAGGTAACTTCCTGCGCGCCTTCGTCGACTGGCAGTTGGATTTGCTGAATGAACATACCGATCTGGATGCGGGCATTGTCGTTGTTCGTCCGATCGATTCCGATTTCCCGCCCGCGCTGGACACTCAGGATGGGTTGTACACCACCATTATCCGCGGTCTGAACGAGCAGGGTGAAGCCGTGCGCGAACCCCGTCTGATCCGTTCGGTAAACCGTGAAATCAACGTGTACCGTCAGTTCGATGAGTATCTGGCACTGGCGCACGATCCAAACATTCGTTTTGTTTTCTCCAATACCACCGAAGCGGGTATCAGCTATCACGCGGAAGACCGCCTGAACGACGCGCCGCCAGTCAGCTTCCCGGCGAAATTAACCCGTCTGCTGTATGAGCGTTTCTGCCATTTTGACGGCGCAGCGGATAAAGGCTGGGTGCTGTTACCGTGCGAACTGATTGATTATAACGGCGTGGCGCTGAAAGAGCTGGTGCTGCGCTATGCCGCACAGTGGAAGCTGACGCCAACGTTTACCGCCTGGCTGAACGATCACAACACCTTCTGCTCGACGCTGGTAGACCGCATTGTGACGGGTTACCCACGTGCCGAAGTTGAAGCGCTAGAGCAGGAAATGGGCTACAAGGATACCTTCTGGGACACGGCGGAACATTTCTATCTGTTTGTGATTCAGGGGCCACAGTGGCTGGCGGAAGAGCTGCGTCTGAACAAGTTGGATCTGAACGTTCGTATCGTTGATGACATCAAGCCGTATAAAGAACGTAAAGTGGCGATTCTCAACGGTGCCCATACCGCGCTGGTGCCGGTGGCATTCCTGGCGGGTCTGGATACCGTTGGCGAGTCGATGGATGATGCCCTGATTGGCAAATTCGTGGAAAAAACCATTGCCGAAGAGATTGTGCCGGTACTGGATTTGCCGCATGACGAACTGACCTCGTTTGCTCAGGCTGTGCTAAGCCGCTTCCGTAACCCTTTCATTCAGCATCAGCTGTTATCTATCTCGCTGAATGGTATGACCAAATTCCGCACCCGTATCCTGCCGCAACTGCTGACTTACCGCGAGCGCCACGGTGAACTGCCTGCACGCTTGACGTTTGCGCTGGCGGCCTTGATTGCGTTCTATCGCGGCGAGCGCAGCGGTGAAGGCGATGCGTTGCAAACCTACCCGTTGCAGGACGATGCACACTGGCTGGAGCGTTATTCCACGCTGTGGGCGGGCGTAAAAGAAAACACCGTCAGCCTGGCTGAGCTGGTGAATGTAGTACTGCGCGATGCCGATCACTGGGAACAGGATTTAACACAGGTTCCTGGCCTGGCTGCGCAGGTGACTGAACAGTTGCAAACCATCGTTGAGCGCGGCATGCGCGCAGCCGTGGAAGGTTATTGCTAATCAGCAAGAAGGGTTATCCATGCAAAGTATTATAAAAATTCATTCTCTGGACAATGTGGCTGTCGCCCTGCGTGATGTTGAGCAAGGCGAAACGGTGTCGGTGGATAGCCATACGGTGACACTTCAGCAACCTGTCGTGCGCGGACATAAGTTCGCGCTGGAAACCATCGCACCGGGAGAAATGATTACCAAGTATGGCCTGCCGATCGGCCATGCGTTGGTGTCTATTGCTCCCGGAGAACACATCCATTCCCAGAATGCGAAAACCAATCTGAGCGATCTGGATGAATATCAGTATCAGCCTGAGTTCCTCGAACTGCCGCCACAGATGGGCGATCGGGACGTACAGCTCTATCGTCGCAAAAATGGCGATGTGGGTATCCGCAATGAGCTGTGGATCCTGCCAACCGTCGGTTGCGTGAACGGGATTGCTCGCCAGATCCAGCAGCGTTTCCTGAAAGAAACCAATGACGCGGAAGGGATCGACGGCGTTTATCTGTTTAGTCATACCTTCGGTTGTTCACAGCTCGGTCAGGATCACGAAAACACCCGTACGATGCTGCAAAACATGGTGCGTCACCCGAATGCGGGGGCGGTGCTGGTGATCGGTCTGGGGTGTGAGAACAATCAGGTTGATGCATTCCGCACGACGCTGGGCGATTTTGATTCCGATCGTGTAACGTTCATGGTGTGTCAGCAGCAGGACGATGAAGTGGAAGCCGGCCTGGAACGTCTGCATACGCTGTATGAGGCGATGCGTCATGACAAACGCGAGCCGGGTAAGCTGAGCGAACTGAAGTTTGGTCTGGAATGCGGTGGCTCTGATGGGCTATCCGGTATTACGGCCAACCCGCTGTTAGGCCGTTTCTCCGACTACCTGATCGCCAACGGCGGCACCACCGTGCTGACCGAAGTACCGGAAATGTTCGGTGCGGAACGTATCCTGATGAGCCGCTGCCGTGATGAAGCCACGTTTGAGAAAACCGTGCACATGGTGAACGATTTCAAACAGTACTTCATCGCGCACGACCAGCCGATTTACGAAAACCCATCGCCGGGTAATAAGGCGGGGGGAATCACCACGCTGGAAGAGAAATCACTGGGCTGTACGCAAAAAGCCGGACAGAGCAAAGTGGTGGATGTACTGAAATATGGTGAGCGCTTACATACTCCGGGGCTCAACCTGCTCAGTGCGCCGGGGAATGATGCCGTCGCAACCAGCGCGCTGGCGGGGGCTGGCTGCCATATGGTGCTGTTCAGTACCGGACGCGGCACGCCTTACGGCGGATTCGTACCTACCGTAAAACTGGCGACCAACAGTGAACTGGCGAAGAAGAAACCGCACTGGATTGATTTCGATGCGGGGCGTCTGATCCATGACATGCCGATGGATGAGCTGCTGAGCCAGTTCGTAGAGCTGATTGTCGAGATTGCTGACGGCAAGCGGACGAAGAATGAAGTGAACGACTTCCGCGAATTAGCCATATTTAAGAGCGGCGTGACGTTGTAAATTCTATCCATTCCAATTAAAATAAAACGGCGTTTCATTTTTATAATGGCGCCGTTTTTTTTCGCCACAACTTTTTAGAGGCAGGGATCATGACACATTATTGGATTGCCCAGTCTGTTGGTGTACTGGCGTTTCTGGTCGGTATCACCATGTTTTTCAACCGTAACGATAAAAAATTCAAAATACAGCTCTCAGCATACAGCGCCGTCATTGGTCTGCATTTCTTCCTGATGGGGGCAAATGCGGCAGGTGCCAGCGCATTGTTGAACTCGGCACGTACGCTAATCTCACTGAAAACACACAACATCCTCGTGATGTTTGTCTTTATCTCACTGACGCTGCTCTTTGGTTTGTCAGGTATGCACCATGCGATGGAGCTGTTGCCGATAGCGGGCACGGTTGCCAGTACCTGGGCGCTGTTTCGTACGTCTGGGCTGACGACGCGC of Pectobacterium carotovorum contains these proteins:
- the exuR gene encoding transcriptional regulator ExuR, whose translation is MALTEPRRLYQQLAAELKQRIESGMYQVGEKLPAERYISEEMNVSRTVVREAIIMLEVEGYVEVRKGSGIHVISNQQKTPFINSGDIEFVAAGPFELLQARQLIESNIAEFAATQVTRQDIIQLMEIQEYARQEDRFRDSQWDLKFHVQVALATQNSAMATIVEKMWSQRIHNPYWRKLHEHIDDKSIESWCEEHDRILKALIRKDPYAAKLAMWQHLENTKQMLFRATTDDFEFNVDRYMFAENPVVHLDQIHAGKS
- a CDS encoding MFS transporter, producing the protein MRKIKGLRWYMIGLVTIGTVLGYLTRNAISVAAPTLQDQLHITTQQYSYIVAAYSACYTIMQPIAGYVLDLLGTKIGYAMFAILWAIFCMGTALANSWGGLAIARGAVGMAEAAMIPAGLKASSEWFPAKERSVAVGYFNVGSSIGAMIAPPLVVWAIVAHSWEMAFIITGALSLVWAICWLVFYKHPKDQKKLSDEERDYILSGQEAQHQTNNAKKMSAWQILRNRQFWGIALPRFLAEPAWGTFNAWIPLFMFKAYGFNLKEIAMFAWMPMLFADIGCILGGYLPMLFQKYFKVNLIVSRKLVVTMGAILMIAPGMIGLFSSPYVAIALLCVGGFAHQSLSGALITLSSDVFGRNEVATANGLTGMAAWMASTMFALVVGALADTLGFSPLFAALAVFDLLGAVVIWTVLKNQPASEVAAAAETLKEANQH
- the uxaC gene encoding glucuronate isomerase; this translates as MPQFLSEDFLLDSEFARRLYHEYAVDQPIFDYHCHLPPEQIAENYRFKNLYDIWLKGDHYKWRAMRTNGVPERLCTGDASDWEKFEAWAATVPHTIGNPLYHWTHLELRRPFGVTGTLLSPSTAKDIWDRCNAMLERDDFTARGIMQQMNVKMVGTTDDPIDDLRHHKTVAQDSSFSIKVLPSWRPDKAFNIELATFNDYMAKLGEVSDTDIRRFSDLQAALTKRLDHFAAHGCKVSDHALDVVMFAEADEATLDSILARRLSGEALSEHEVAQFKTGVLVWLGAEYARRGWVQQYHIGALRNNNLRQFKLLGPDVGFDSINDRPLAQELSRLLSKQNEENLLPKTILYCLNPRDNEVLGTMIGNFQGEGMPGKMQFGSGWWFNDQKDGMQRQMTQLAQLGLLSRFVGMLTDSRSFLSYTRHEYFRRILCQMIGRWVEDGEAPADLPLLGEMVKNISFDNAKNYFAIEL
- a CDS encoding tagaturonate reductase → MQTLNRRNFPGRQHPDRVIQFGEGNFLRAFVDWQLDLLNEHTDLDAGIVVVRPIDSDFPPALDTQDGLYTTIIRGLNEQGEAVREPRLIRSVNREINVYRQFDEYLALAHDPNIRFVFSNTTEAGISYHAEDRLNDAPPVSFPAKLTRLLYERFCHFDGAADKGWVLLPCELIDYNGVALKELVLRYAAQWKLTPTFTAWLNDHNTFCSTLVDRIVTGYPRAEVEALEQEMGYKDTFWDTAEHFYLFVIQGPQWLAEELRLNKLDLNVRIVDDIKPYKERKVAILNGAHTALVPVAFLAGLDTVGESMDDALIGKFVEKTIAEEIVPVLDLPHDELTSFAQAVLSRFRNPFIQHQLLSISLNGMTKFRTRILPQLLTYRERHGELPARLTFALAALIAFYRGERSGEGDALQTYPLQDDAHWLERYSTLWAGVKENTVSLAELVNVVLRDADHWEQDLTQVPGLAAQVTEQLQTIVERGMRAAVEGYC
- a CDS encoding UxaA family hydrolase yields the protein MQSIIKIHSLDNVAVALRDVEQGETVSVDSHTVTLQQPVVRGHKFALETIAPGEMITKYGLPIGHALVSIAPGEHIHSQNAKTNLSDLDEYQYQPEFLELPPQMGDRDVQLYRRKNGDVGIRNELWILPTVGCVNGIARQIQQRFLKETNDAEGIDGVYLFSHTFGCSQLGQDHENTRTMLQNMVRHPNAGAVLVIGLGCENNQVDAFRTTLGDFDSDRVTFMVCQQQDDEVEAGLERLHTLYEAMRHDKREPGKLSELKFGLECGGSDGLSGITANPLLGRFSDYLIANGGTTVLTEVPEMFGAERILMSRCRDEATFEKTVHMVNDFKQYFIAHDQPIYENPSPGNKAGGITTLEEKSLGCTQKAGQSKVVDVLKYGERLHTPGLNLLSAPGNDAVATSALAGAGCHMVLFSTGRGTPYGGFVPTVKLATNSELAKKKPHWIDFDAGRLIHDMPMDELLSQFVELIVEIADGKRTKNEVNDFRELAIFKSGVTL
- a CDS encoding YgjV family protein, whose translation is MTHYWIAQSVGVLAFLVGITMFFNRNDKKFKIQLSAYSAVIGLHFFLMGANAAGASALLNSARTLISLKTHNILVMFVFISLTLLFGLSGMHHAMELLPIAGTVASTWALFRTSGLTTRCVMWCSTACWVVHNIWLGSIGGSLIEGSFLLMNGFNIIRFWRMQQRGIDPFSVENKA